Proteins co-encoded in one Metabacillus sp. KUDC1714 genomic window:
- a CDS encoding LL-diaminopimelate aminotransferase — translation MNITLSNRMHSFQPSIFSELSQYKKQKISEGAPIIDLSIGSPDLAPPSFITKILAEEVLKGDQYGYSLTGTSEFNHAVSAFYKRNYQVNLTDQEVLLLMGSQDGLVHFPMVIANPGDVILVPDPGYTAYAAGIAMAGAKPYFMPLKKENKFLPDLSMIPTEIAEQAKIMILNFPGNPVPALASKEYFTEVVAFAKKHHILVLHDFAYSELYYEGNKPVSFLSIDGAKDVGVEMSSFSKNYNMAGSRIGFLAGNKQIVQAMNQLKSNLDYGVFLPVQKAAICALEEGAEFCESSRKVYQERRDILVSGLKEIGWEITKPDAGMFIWAEIPPGFTSLEFTYALIDKANVVVTPGHAFGPNGEGYVRIALVSDTEQLKKVISSIKEANIFKALF, via the coding sequence ATGAATATAACATTATCAAATAGAATGCATTCTTTTCAACCATCAATTTTTAGTGAATTATCACAATATAAAAAGCAAAAAATTTCTGAAGGTGCCCCAATAATTGATTTAAGTATTGGAAGTCCAGATCTAGCACCTCCTTCTTTCATAACAAAGATATTAGCAGAAGAGGTACTTAAAGGCGATCAGTATGGCTATTCGTTAACAGGAACGAGCGAATTTAATCATGCAGTGTCAGCGTTTTATAAGAGAAACTATCAAGTGAATTTAACAGATCAAGAGGTATTATTGCTTATGGGGTCTCAAGATGGGCTAGTCCATTTTCCGATGGTAATTGCCAATCCTGGTGATGTCATTCTAGTGCCTGATCCTGGTTATACGGCATATGCTGCAGGAATTGCGATGGCAGGTGCGAAGCCTTATTTTATGCCGCTTAAAAAAGAAAATAAATTTTTGCCTGATCTTTCGATGATCCCTACTGAAATTGCTGAACAAGCTAAGATCATGATATTAAATTTTCCTGGAAATCCTGTTCCAGCCTTAGCTAGCAAGGAGTATTTTACTGAAGTTGTTGCTTTTGCGAAGAAGCATCATATTCTTGTGCTACATGACTTTGCCTACTCAGAGCTCTATTATGAAGGTAATAAGCCTGTTAGTTTTTTATCGATCGACGGTGCCAAAGACGTTGGTGTGGAAATGTCCTCGTTTTCTAAAAATTATAATATGGCGGGGAGTCGTATTGGTTTCTTAGCGGGGAATAAGCAAATTGTCCAAGCGATGAATCAGCTGAAGAGTAATTTAGATTATGGTGTTTTCTTACCTGTTCAAAAGGCTGCCATTTGTGCTTTAGAGGAAGGGGCAGAATTTTGTGAATCTAGCCGGAAAGTTTACCAAGAAAGAAGAGATATATTGGTGAGTGGGCTCAAAGAAATTGGCTGGGAAATCACCAAACCTGATGCTGGTATGTTTATATGGGCAGAAATTCCACCAGGGTTTACATCACTTGAATTTACCTATGCTCTAATCGATAAGGCAAATGTAGTTGTTACACCAGGTCATGCATTTGGTCCAAATGGTGAAGGATATGTAAGAATCGCATTGGTGAGTGATACTGAACAACTTAAGAAGGTTATTTCTTCTATTAAAGAAGCTAATATTTTTAAGGCTCTTTTCTAA
- a CDS encoding DnaD domain protein, translating to MAKYRIVRTDFWKNPVVLEEMTPEDRYFYLYLLTNPNTTQIGIYQITKKQMAFDLGYSIESVQSLMERFARHHKLIRYNPETRELAIKNWGKDNLCKGGKPVMDCIFSELKEVEDTSLIPYVLESIQKQEIRSLYESFYEPERLSSDKEMKDRNEQDTYADKDEDINDTSVSRYTIRGQKEKEKEKEKQQQKAFNPNIENNPYIEDQTQNQKTNDVKESVEFWDNDGFGFSSVNAKKQLLSWLNDSSFLQPKNVILKAMTIVCANNKRKQNYMVGILKNRENESLLTVDEIDSYQENHKPDPKYRQTTESVCEGE from the coding sequence ATGGCAAAATATCGAATTGTGCGTACTGATTTTTGGAAGAATCCGGTTGTTTTAGAAGAGATGACCCCGGAGGATAGGTATTTTTACCTTTATCTTCTAACGAATCCTAATACAACTCAAATTGGAATCTATCAAATAACGAAGAAACAAATGGCTTTCGATTTGGGGTATTCGATTGAGAGTGTTCAGTCTCTAATGGAACGATTTGCCCGGCATCACAAATTGATTCGTTACAATCCTGAAACAAGAGAATTAGCCATTAAAAACTGGGGAAAAGATAACCTCTGTAAAGGGGGAAAACCGGTTATGGATTGTATTTTTTCGGAATTAAAAGAGGTTGAGGATACCTCGCTTATTCCATATGTTTTGGAATCCATTCAAAAACAGGAGATTCGTAGTCTATATGAATCTTTTTATGAGCCTGAAAGATTGTCCTCTGACAAGGAAATGAAAGATCGAAATGAACAGGATACATATGCAGATAAGGATGAAGATATTAACGATACGTCTGTGTCTCGTTATACGATACGGGGACAAAAAGAAAAAGAAAAAGAAAAAGAAAAACAACAACAAAAAGCTTTTAACCCAAATATAGAGAATAATCCATACATAGAGGATCAAACACAAAATCAAAAAACAAACGATGTGAAAGAAAGCGTTGAGTTTTGGGACAACGATGGATTTGGTTTTTCAAGCGTGAATGCTAAAAAGCAGCTGTTATCTTGGTTAAATGATTCTAGCTTTTTACAGCCGAAAAATGTGATCTTAAAAGCAATGACAATTGTCTGTGCTAATAACAAGCGGAAGCAGAACTATATGGTGGGTATCTTAAAAAACCGGGAAAATGAATCTTTACTGACCGTTGATGAAATTGACTCTTATCAAGAGAACCATAAGCCTGACCCAAAGTATAGGCAAACAACTGAATCGGTCTGCGAAGGTGAATAA
- a CDS encoding MFS transporter, whose product MKRMLLVSLLMSSGATFITPLFPLYSESFQLNSLQISILFAIYAAFLLPTLLVTGDKSSTWGLKSVVRSSIWISIISTLFFLGSIDTWMLYVARLLEGIAYGAFTGTAVAFLMKQTHPNKVSTALKLSGVTILVGFGLGPAISGLILQYLHFQPLRLPFWILLILLIISLIILETIPKDVVSLEQIRVKTKISLGVPNNIRSHFWSMVGLPIFTVFTIQGIAFSLIPTFVKNVIHSSNLSLSGLIIFVLLSGAAFAQFIPWPSHPVTRIRFGILLLAIGSWVIVSSGLTSSLLLLWTGIFIQAIGGGWTFQISLRFASQLPEPEARPRVISAFYLCAYSGFIIPVIGVGALTQFLKFNTSLIVLNLFAAQIVIYVLIYSVKFNRYYSKVTSQ is encoded by the coding sequence ATGAAAAGAATGCTATTGGTTTCTCTTTTGATGTCGAGTGGGGCTACCTTTATTACTCCATTATTTCCTTTGTATAGTGAGTCTTTTCAATTGAACAGTTTGCAGATTTCGATTTTGTTTGCCATTTATGCTGCTTTCCTTTTGCCAACTTTGCTTGTCACTGGAGACAAAAGTAGCACATGGGGATTGAAAAGTGTTGTTCGCAGTAGCATATGGATATCCATCATATCTACCTTGTTTTTCCTGGGAAGCATAGATACCTGGATGCTCTATGTCGCCCGGTTATTGGAAGGAATCGCTTACGGAGCCTTTACAGGTACAGCTGTTGCATTTCTAATGAAGCAAACTCATCCAAATAAAGTGAGCACAGCTCTAAAGTTATCAGGAGTCACAATCCTCGTTGGTTTTGGTCTCGGACCAGCTATCTCAGGTTTAATATTGCAATATTTACATTTTCAACCACTTCGGTTACCATTTTGGATTCTGCTCATCCTGCTCATCATTTCGCTCATCATTTTGGAAACGATTCCAAAAGATGTTGTTTCCCTTGAGCAAATACGAGTAAAAACGAAGATATCACTTGGTGTACCGAACAATATTCGTTCTCATTTTTGGTCAATGGTCGGTTTGCCTATCTTCACTGTTTTCACAATTCAAGGAATAGCGTTTTCCCTTATTCCTACTTTCGTCAAAAATGTCATTCACTCGTCTAACCTCTCCTTATCTGGATTGATCATTTTCGTGCTTCTCAGTGGGGCGGCTTTTGCTCAATTCATACCTTGGCCTAGTCATCCGGTTACACGTATCCGATTCGGCATCTTGCTTCTTGCAATAGGGTCATGGGTTATTGTTTCTTCTGGTTTAACATCAAGTTTGCTATTACTCTGGACAGGCATTTTCATCCAGGCGATCGGAGGCGGATGGACTTTTCAAATTTCGTTACGATTTGCCAGTCAGTTACCAGAACCAGAAGCACGGCCACGAGTCATTTCGGCTTTTTATTTGTGCGCGTACTCTGGATTTATCATTCCGGTTATTGGAGTCGGAGCACTTACTCAATTTTTAAAGTTTAACACTTCGCTGATCGTGTTGAACTTGTTTGCTGCTCAAATCGTTATCTACGTGTTAATTTATTCAGTCAAATTTAATCGTTATTATTCTAAAGTTACATCACAATAA
- the gerQ gene encoding spore coat protein GerQ gives MTCGDYNYYPMNYYPGFYPPSMTRASSPQQPGGFPATMPSGPSFAAPVVPIGTGQQLLAGVMEESFIENILRFNKGKVGTFYFTYQGNNKWNAMVYRGRVETAGRDHIIISDPSSGKRFLLMMANLDWVEFDEQINYPQAEINPEVQASMTTSE, from the coding sequence ATGACTTGTGGAGACTATAATTATTATCCAATGAATTATTATCCTGGTTTTTATCCACCTTCCATGACGCGGGCAAGTAGCCCACAACAACCTGGCGGCTTCCCGGCGACTATGCCATCGGGGCCCTCGTTTGCCGCTCCAGTGGTCCCAATAGGGACTGGGCAGCAACTTCTGGCAGGCGTGATGGAAGAATCATTTATCGAAAATATCCTACGCTTCAACAAAGGTAAGGTCGGTACATTCTACTTTACTTACCAAGGTAACAACAAATGGAATGCAATGGTTTACCGAGGGCGCGTAGAAACGGCTGGTCGTGACCACATCATCATCAGCGACCCGTCCAGCGGCAAACGCTTCCTACTGATGATGGCAAATCTCGACTGGGTAGAATTCGATGAACAAATTAACTACCCTCAGGCAGAAATTAATCCGGAAGTCCAGGCGTCCATGACGACATCGGAGTGA
- a CDS encoding cell wall hydrolase, which produces MTAEAIGEGAQGMSMVGTVVANRVEADCAPDFKGLRNIRHAIYQTIPGTGIPHFEPVLNGTLYTQRPNEADLQRARDLLHGHREPRSRMSLWFFNPSPGKKYRAACTATMPRSPMTKFDFAHKNHCFYVAVPGYCPEFYR; this is translated from the coding sequence ATGACAGCGGAAGCAATCGGTGAGGGAGCCCAAGGGATGAGCATGGTGGGAACGGTTGTGGCCAATCGGGTCGAGGCTGACTGTGCTCCTGACTTTAAAGGGTTGCGCAATATCAGACATGCGATTTATCAAACTATACCTGGAACTGGAATTCCTCACTTCGAACCCGTCTTAAATGGAACATTGTATACACAACGTCCGAACGAAGCTGACCTCCAGAGGGCTAGGGATTTGTTACATGGTCATAGGGAACCTCGGTCCAGAATGAGTTTGTGGTTTTTTAACCCCAGTCCGGGGAAAAAATACCGAGCTGCTTGTACCGCCACGATGCCAAGATCCCCTATGACGAAGTTCGATTTTGCGCACAAGAATCATTGCTTCTATGTCGCGGTACCGGGCTACTGCCCAGAGTTTTATAGATAA
- a CDS encoding choice-of-anchor I family protein gives MLRIQKMITKSMLAAATCALLLTPVNTSAAEPMTKYQRDTGQALHVELLGRYTSGAEIGEGGTEIVAYDSVTHRAFSVNGAAKALDIIDLSVLKIGEQELPRIKQITLADLGVSASDVTSVAIHPDGEYIAVAAPAENKVDVGHVVFMTTDGDYLSHVSVGSLPDMLTFTSDGTKVLVANEGEPNGDYSVNPEGTVSIIDVSAGAASINDQAVSQVPFTDEIIEAGVRKVHPDSTYSQDLEPEYIVVDEQNQYAYVALQENNAIAKLDLENKKFVTVKSLGYKDFSVGKNKLDASNDDDEINITNWPVLSMYQPDGMASYTVNGQSYILSANEGDAQDYDGFSEEARVADLVDSYDLNADLFEGYSQEELDQLIAEGLFNDEKLGRLNSTTSAPMNQEGNYEAIYGFGARSFSIWNANTLELAYDSGADFEEITKEVYKEEYFNTNNDENGFDSRSDDKGPEPETVTVGQVQGGAYAFIGLERTGGIMIYNISNPNSPTFNHYFSSRVFNEDEAVISASGDVAPEGLTFIPADKSPTGQNILLAAHEISGTIAAYQIGIEVDAPVEEEDPTEEEENPKKPVDETPNPDVEEPEEDLYDEELPDQNENDVVTPVENNQDEDKIENEETQNSTEEISANQTNDTSIVQGEKLPNTATMNNTFLLLGSVLVVIGFFLYKRKNRVE, from the coding sequence ATGTTAAGAATTCAAAAAATGATTACTAAATCTATGTTGGCTGCTGCTACATGTGCTCTATTGCTTACCCCTGTTAATACAAGTGCAGCTGAGCCAATGACAAAATATCAAAGAGACACTGGACAAGCCCTTCATGTTGAGTTATTAGGTCGTTATACAAGTGGAGCCGAAATTGGAGAAGGTGGAACAGAGATTGTCGCTTATGATTCAGTGACACATCGTGCCTTTTCTGTTAATGGAGCTGCAAAGGCTCTTGATATTATTGATTTATCTGTCTTAAAAATTGGTGAACAGGAATTACCGCGAATAAAACAAATTACTTTAGCTGACTTAGGTGTTTCTGCATCAGATGTAACGAGTGTTGCGATCCACCCAGATGGTGAGTATATTGCTGTTGCTGCTCCAGCTGAAAACAAAGTTGATGTTGGACATGTTGTATTTATGACAACCGATGGTGATTACCTCTCACATGTTAGTGTTGGATCCTTACCAGATATGTTGACATTTACGTCTGATGGAACAAAGGTATTAGTTGCAAATGAAGGTGAACCGAATGGAGATTATTCTGTTAATCCAGAAGGAACTGTAAGTATAATTGATGTTTCGGCTGGTGCAGCATCAATAAATGACCAAGCTGTGAGTCAGGTTCCTTTTACGGATGAAATTATTGAAGCTGGAGTTAGAAAGGTTCATCCAGACAGTACATATTCGCAAGATTTAGAGCCTGAATATATCGTTGTTGATGAACAAAATCAGTATGCGTATGTTGCATTACAGGAAAATAATGCGATTGCTAAGCTTGATCTTGAAAATAAGAAATTTGTTACAGTCAAAAGCCTAGGTTATAAAGACTTTTCAGTAGGGAAAAACAAGCTTGATGCCTCGAACGATGATGACGAAATTAATATTACCAATTGGCCAGTATTATCAATGTATCAACCTGACGGGATGGCTTCATACACAGTAAATGGTCAATCTTATATTTTGTCAGCAAATGAAGGAGATGCTCAAGATTATGATGGATTTTCTGAAGAAGCAAGGGTGGCGGATTTAGTTGATTCATATGATTTAAATGCTGATTTATTTGAAGGCTATTCACAAGAGGAGCTTGATCAGTTAATTGCAGAAGGTTTATTTAATGATGAAAAACTAGGAAGATTAAACTCGACAACTTCAGCACCGATGAATCAAGAAGGAAACTATGAAGCGATATATGGCTTTGGTGCACGTTCCTTTTCGATTTGGAATGCCAATACACTAGAGCTTGCTTATGATAGTGGAGCTGATTTTGAAGAAATAACGAAGGAAGTCTATAAAGAAGAATATTTTAATACAAATAACGATGAGAATGGTTTTGATTCGCGCAGTGATGATAAAGGTCCAGAACCGGAAACTGTTACAGTAGGACAGGTCCAAGGTGGAGCTTATGCCTTTATTGGTTTGGAAAGAACAGGTGGGATTATGATTTATAATATCAGTAATCCAAATTCTCCTACGTTCAATCATTATTTTTCAAGTCGTGTTTTTAACGAAGATGAAGCTGTTATATCTGCAAGTGGAGACGTTGCACCTGAAGGATTAACATTTATTCCAGCTGATAAAAGTCCAACAGGTCAAAATATCTTACTAGCTGCTCATGAGATTTCAGGTACAATAGCAGCATACCAAATTGGTATTGAAGTTGATGCTCCTGTTGAAGAAGAAGATCCAACTGAAGAGGAAGAAAATCCAAAAAAACCAGTTGATGAAACACCAAACCCCGATGTAGAAGAACCGGAAGAAGATCTATATGATGAGGAATTACCCGATCAGAATGAAAATGACGTTGTGACTCCTGTTGAGAACAACCAGGACGAGGATAAAATCGAAAACGAGGAAACACAAAACTCTACAGAAGAAATTAGTGCTAATCAAACAAATGATACATCAATAGTACAAGGTGAAAAGTTACCTAATACTGCAACGATGAATAACACATTCTTGCTATTAGGATCTGTTTTAGTTGTTATTGGGTTTTTCTTATATAAACGTAAAAATAGAGTGGAGTAA
- a CDS encoding DUF3231 family protein, with protein sequence MFRGYKMNVNELGSLWYLQSSSNMINLLLKYLSQTSEDPDLRNILNEIYEISTYQEQEATQLLSEEGYKDTPFFREDDINSSTTKLFSDHLIIEILKHLTSNGLQALTLQYVELTDFKVKNFYKKLLNDVIQLDFSLLKLLNDKDLLQDNSFSYKKAAERDGKLFKVASTQQRPLNAVELANMFGSLQCNNVGVALCIGFSEVVEDMDTKKFILEGKKLAFYQSAFLSDIYRENGIPTTTGLEAHVNKVMESPFSDKFIANLIMLLNPVSISNLQNAVVSSYKKDHIDSLKKLIKMVEDYSEKGLKLLIRKNWFNEPPVSNWSHK encoded by the coding sequence ATCTTTAGGGGGTATAAAATGAACGTAAATGAATTAGGTTCCCTTTGGTACTTACAATCAAGTTCAAACATGATCAATTTATTATTAAAATATCTTAGTCAAACTTCTGAGGATCCTGATTTAAGGAATATTTTAAATGAAATATATGAAATCTCTACATATCAAGAACAAGAGGCTACTCAATTATTGTCTGAGGAAGGTTATAAAGATACACCGTTCTTCAGGGAAGATGATATAAATAGTTCAACAACAAAGCTATTTTCAGATCATTTAATTATAGAAATCTTAAAGCATTTAACGAGTAATGGATTGCAAGCACTTACTCTTCAATATGTTGAATTAACAGATTTTAAAGTGAAAAATTTTTATAAAAAACTACTCAATGATGTTATTCAATTAGATTTTTCTTTATTAAAATTGCTTAATGATAAAGATTTATTACAAGATAATTCCTTCTCTTACAAAAAAGCAGCTGAAAGGGATGGGAAGCTATTCAAAGTTGCATCAACTCAGCAACGACCACTAAATGCGGTAGAATTGGCAAATATGTTCGGTTCCCTTCAATGTAACAATGTTGGAGTTGCTCTTTGTATCGGTTTTTCTGAAGTCGTAGAGGATATGGACACAAAAAAATTTATACTAGAAGGGAAAAAGTTAGCATTTTATCAATCAGCCTTTTTATCCGATATCTATAGAGAAAATGGAATTCCAACTACAACTGGACTAGAGGCTCACGTTAATAAAGTAATGGAATCACCTTTTTCAGATAAATTTATTGCAAACTTAATAATGCTCCTAAATCCAGTAAGTATAAGCAATCTACAAAATGCAGTGGTATCCAGTTATAAAAAGGATCATATAGATTCTTTAAAGAAGCTAATCAAGATGGTTGAAGACTACTCAGAAAAAGGGCTGAAGTTATTAATAAGGAAAAATTGGTTTAATGAACCGCCTGTGTCTAATTGGTCACATAAATAG